A stretch of Myxococcus hansupus DNA encodes these proteins:
- the metK gene encoding methionine adenosyltransferase — protein sequence MPTDFLFTSESVTEGHPDKIADQISDGVLDAIIAKDPQARVAVETLVKTGLAIVAGEVTTNCYVDIPKIVRSTICRIGYTDSAMGYDGNTCGVMVAIEGQSQDIARGVDNKKDQGAGDQGMMFGFACDETPELMPAPIHYAHAITRRLADARRKAHPWIRPDGKSQVTVEYRDGRPARIDAVVVSTQHSDEVSNKKIQEAIREDVIAKALPKKLIDNKTKFFINPTGRFVVGGPMGDSGLTGRKIIVDTYGGMGRHGGGAFSGKDPSKVDRSAAYMGRHIAKTVVAAGLARRCEVQVSYAIGVAEPVSVMVETFGTATVPEERIALAVRKTFGLRPREITEYLDLLRPIYQKTAAYGHFGRTEKEFTWERIEEKKDALRDAAKSAAPTGGRRLKAV from the coding sequence ATGCCTACCGACTTCCTGTTCACGTCCGAATCCGTCACTGAAGGCCACCCGGACAAGATCGCCGATCAGATCTCCGACGGTGTGCTGGATGCCATCATCGCCAAGGACCCCCAGGCGCGCGTCGCCGTGGAGACGCTCGTCAAGACGGGCCTCGCCATCGTCGCTGGAGAGGTGACGACGAATTGTTACGTGGACATCCCGAAGATCGTCCGCAGCACCATCTGCCGCATCGGCTACACCGATAGCGCCATGGGCTACGACGGCAACACGTGCGGCGTCATGGTGGCCATCGAGGGCCAGAGCCAGGACATCGCCCGGGGCGTCGACAACAAGAAGGACCAGGGCGCCGGCGACCAGGGCATGATGTTCGGCTTCGCGTGCGACGAGACGCCGGAGCTGATGCCCGCGCCCATCCACTACGCGCACGCCATCACCCGCCGCCTGGCGGACGCGCGCCGCAAGGCGCACCCGTGGATTCGCCCGGACGGCAAGAGCCAGGTGACGGTGGAGTACCGCGACGGCCGCCCCGCCCGCATCGACGCGGTGGTGGTGTCCACGCAGCACTCCGACGAGGTCTCCAACAAGAAGATCCAGGAGGCCATCCGCGAGGACGTCATCGCGAAGGCGCTGCCCAAGAAGCTTATCGACAACAAGACGAAGTTCTTCATCAACCCCACCGGCCGTTTCGTGGTGGGTGGCCCCATGGGTGACTCCGGCCTGACGGGCCGGAAGATCATCGTGGACACCTACGGCGGCATGGGTCGTCACGGTGGCGGCGCGTTCAGCGGCAAGGACCCGTCCAAGGTGGACCGCTCCGCCGCGTACATGGGCCGTCACATCGCCAAGACGGTGGTGGCCGCGGGCCTGGCCCGCCGCTGTGAGGTGCAGGTGTCCTACGCCATCGGCGTGGCCGAGCCCGTCAGCGTGATGGTGGAGACCTTCGGCACCGCCACGGTTCCGGAAGAGCGCATCGCCCTGGCCGTCCGCAAGACGTTCGGCCTGCGCCCGCGCGAAATCACCGAGTACCTGGACCTGCTGCGGCCCATCTACCAGAAGACCGCCGCCTACGGTCACTTCGGCCGCACCGAGAAGGAGTTCACCTGGGAGCGCATCGAGGAGAAGAAGGACGCGCTCCGCGACGCCGCCAAGAGCGCCGCGCCCACGGGTGGCCGCCGCCTGAAGGCCGTCTGA